The proteins below are encoded in one region of Salipiger sp. H15:
- a CDS encoding MDR family MFS transporter, translated as MQSTPVSAGGPAPVSDPETAARNRLVILLLLVSAFTVILNETIMGVALPRLMKDLNVTANAAQWLTTAFLLTMAVVIPITGFLLQRLPTRTVFTMAMGLFSTGTLICALSPGLGMLIFGRVVQACGTAIMMPLLMTTVMTLVPPESRGKTMGNISIVISVAPAIGPTISGIILNLLDWRWMFWLVLPIGLGALALGQARLQNVSEPRKTPLDLLSVPLSVLAFGGLVYGLSTLGEGQAAGHDSSGGVPVWLPLAVGFVALVLFVRRQVRLAPQGRALLDLRTFRVKVFTVAVIMMGFCMMSLFGMIILLPIYMQNVLGMEPLGAGLLLLPGGLAMGLMAPWVGRTFDRIGARRLVIPGAVLVFAGLGSMALLGTQSAVWQVLASHMLLSIGLALLFTPLFTSALGSLPRELYSYGSAVLGTVQQVAGAAGIALFVSIMSIRIGAEMAGGAELVDATASGVRAGFVTGALIALVMFAASFFVRRPPVVKPQMPAH; from the coding sequence ATGCAGAGCACCCCCGTTTCCGCCGGTGGCCCCGCCCCCGTTTCCGATCCCGAAACCGCGGCGCGCAACCGCCTCGTCATCCTGCTGCTGCTGGTCTCGGCCTTCACGGTGATCCTCAACGAGACGATCATGGGCGTCGCCCTGCCCCGCCTGATGAAGGACCTGAACGTCACCGCCAACGCGGCGCAATGGCTGACCACCGCCTTCCTGCTGACCATGGCGGTGGTGATCCCGATCACCGGCTTCCTGCTGCAGCGCCTGCCGACGCGCACCGTCTTCACCATGGCCATGGGCCTCTTCAGCACGGGCACGCTGATCTGCGCGCTGTCGCCGGGGCTGGGCATGCTGATCTTCGGCCGGGTGGTGCAGGCCTGCGGCACGGCGATCATGATGCCGCTCCTGATGACCACGGTGATGACGCTGGTGCCGCCCGAGAGCCGCGGCAAGACCATGGGCAACATCTCGATCGTGATCTCGGTCGCCCCTGCCATCGGGCCGACCATCTCGGGGATCATCCTCAACCTGCTCGACTGGCGCTGGATGTTCTGGCTGGTGCTGCCGATCGGGCTCGGCGCGCTGGCGCTCGGCCAAGCCCGGCTGCAGAACGTCTCCGAGCCGCGCAAGACCCCGCTCGACCTGCTGTCGGTGCCGCTGTCGGTGCTGGCCTTCGGCGGGCTGGTCTACGGGCTCTCGACGCTGGGCGAGGGACAGGCCGCGGGCCATGACAGCAGCGGCGGCGTGCCGGTCTGGCTGCCGCTGGCGGTGGGCTTCGTCGCGCTGGTGCTCTTCGTCAGGCGTCAGGTGCGCCTCGCGCCGCAGGGACGCGCGCTGCTCGACCTGCGCACCTTCCGGGTGAAGGTCTTCACCGTCGCGGTGATCATGATGGGCTTTTGCATGATGTCGCTCTTCGGGATGATCATCCTCTTGCCGATCTACATGCAGAACGTGCTGGGCATGGAGCCGCTCGGGGCGGGCCTGCTGCTGCTGCCGGGCGGGCTTGCCATGGGGCTGATGGCGCCCTGGGTCGGGCGCACCTTCGACCGCATCGGCGCGCGGCGGCTGGTGATCCCCGGCGCGGTGCTGGTCTTCGCCGGGCTCGGCTCGATGGCGCTTCTCGGCACCCAGAGCGCGGTCTGGCAGGTGCTCGCCAGCCACATGCTGCTGAGCATCGGCCTCGCGCTGCTCTTCACCCCGCTCTTCACCTCGGCGCTCGGCTCGCTCCCGCGCGAGCTCTACTCCTACGGCTCGGCGGTGCTGGGCACGGTGCAGCAGGTGGCGGGCGCGGCGGGGATCGCGCTCTTCGTGTCGATCATGTCGATCCGCATCGGCGCCGAGATGGCCGGCGGCGCCGAGCTGGTGGACGCCACGGCGTCCGGCGTGCGGGCGGGCTTCGTCACCGGAGCGCTCATCGCGCTGGTGATGTTCGCCGCCAGCTTCTTCGTCCGCCGCCCGCCGGTGGTGAAGCCGCAGATGCCGGCGCACTGA
- the adhP gene encoding alcohol dehydrogenase AdhP: protein MSLPKTMKAAVVPALGQPLEIREVPVPQVGPGQVLMRVRASGVCHTDLHAAEGDWPVKPTAPFIPGHEGVGEVAAIGAGVTHLREGDRIGAPWLHTACGRCEHCVGGWETLCPDQQMTGYTVDGGYAEFVLADANFVGILPDGLDWGPAAPVLCAGVTVYKGLKETEAKPGQWVAVSGIGGLGHMAVQYAVAMGLRVIAVDISEEKLALARNMGAEIALNAAEVDVAQEVHKLVGGAHGVLVTAVSNAAFAQAVGMLRRGGFMALVGLPPGDFPLPIFDIVLQRITVRGSIVGTRNDLREALAFAGAGKVASHFSWDRLENINAIFDKMRAGQIDGRIVLEI, encoded by the coding sequence ATGTCCCTTCCCAAGACGATGAAGGCCGCCGTCGTCCCGGCGCTCGGCCAGCCGCTGGAAATCCGCGAGGTGCCGGTGCCGCAGGTCGGCCCCGGGCAGGTGCTGATGCGGGTGCGCGCCTCGGGCGTGTGCCACACCGACCTGCATGCCGCCGAGGGCGACTGGCCGGTGAAGCCCACCGCCCCCTTCATCCCCGGCCACGAGGGTGTCGGCGAGGTCGCCGCGATCGGCGCCGGGGTCACCCACCTCAGGGAAGGCGACCGCATCGGCGCGCCCTGGCTGCACACCGCCTGCGGCCGCTGCGAGCATTGCGTCGGCGGCTGGGAGACGCTCTGCCCCGATCAGCAGATGACCGGCTACACGGTGGACGGCGGCTATGCCGAGTTCGTCCTCGCCGACGCCAATTTCGTCGGGATACTGCCCGACGGGCTCGACTGGGGCCCCGCCGCGCCGGTGCTCTGCGCCGGGGTCACCGTCTACAAGGGCCTCAAGGAGACCGAGGCCAAGCCCGGCCAGTGGGTCGCCGTCTCGGGCATCGGCGGGCTCGGCCACATGGCGGTGCAATACGCCGTGGCCATGGGGCTGCGGGTGATCGCCGTCGACATCTCGGAGGAAAAGCTGGCGCTGGCCCGCAACATGGGGGCCGAGATCGCGCTCAACGCCGCCGAGGTGGACGTGGCGCAGGAGGTGCACAAGCTGGTCGGCGGCGCGCATGGCGTGCTGGTCACCGCCGTGTCGAACGCCGCCTTCGCGCAGGCGGTGGGGATGCTCCGCCGTGGCGGCTTCATGGCGCTGGTCGGCCTGCCGCCGGGGGATTTCCCGCTGCCGATCTTCGACATCGTGCTGCAGCGGATCACCGTGCGCGGCTCGATCGTCGGCACCCGCAACGACCTGCGCGAGGCGCTGGCCTTCGCCGGGGCGGGCAAGGTCGCCTCGCATTTCAGCTGGGACAGGCTCGAGAACATCAACGCGATCTTCGACAAGATGCGCGCCGGGCAGATCGACGGGCGGATCGTGCTCGAGATCTGA
- a CDS encoding PepSY domain-containing protein, which produces MTDTTRRAASAALYRAVWRWHFIAGLLVLPFLLILAVTGGIYLFKDEINDAAYSRLRLVAPAGEMLAPSALAAAALAAHPGELKAYTPPAAADRSAELDILGPDGLKNTVYVNPYSGEVLGTLWDGGATGSPAMYVVRKLHSLEYVGWLGNRLIEAAAGWMVLLVATGTYLWWPRGKGLGTTRIKATRGSPWWRDLHAVTGIYTGVFIVFLAMTGLPWSGVWGAKFYDTANALGLGMPEGYWSGLPASTVPLSEATDRAPWIIEKQPVPLSGTASGVPQTLDQVVATVEERGIVPGYSVSMPRGPEGVFTASVYPDDITYERVIHLDQYSGAVLYDADLADLGTLGRWAEWGISVHMGQEWGLVNQVVLLLACLAMVGLCVSGAVMWWKRRPSGALGVPQVPADWRIPRTLLVMAVAAGVFFPLVGLSMLLLAAVEIAVHLRSRQPRPA; this is translated from the coding sequence ATGACAGACACCACCCGACGCGCGGCCTCCGCCGCGCTCTACCGCGCCGTCTGGCGCTGGCATTTCATCGCGGGACTGCTCGTCCTGCCCTTCTTGCTGATCCTCGCCGTCACCGGCGGCATCTACCTCTTCAAGGACGAGATCAACGACGCGGCCTACAGCCGCCTGCGCCTCGTCGCGCCGGCGGGCGAGATGCTCGCCCCCTCGGCCCTCGCCGCCGCCGCGCTCGCCGCGCATCCCGGCGAGCTCAAGGCCTATACCCCGCCCGCCGCCGCGGACCGCAGCGCCGAGCTCGACATCCTCGGGCCGGACGGGCTCAAGAACACGGTCTACGTGAACCCCTACAGCGGCGAGGTGCTGGGCACGCTCTGGGACGGCGGCGCCACCGGGAGCCCGGCGATGTACGTGGTGCGCAAGCTGCACTCGCTGGAATACGTCGGCTGGCTCGGCAACCGGCTGATCGAGGCCGCAGCAGGCTGGATGGTGCTGCTGGTCGCCACCGGCACCTACCTCTGGTGGCCGCGCGGCAAGGGGCTTGGGACCACCCGCATCAAGGCCACGCGCGGCAGTCCCTGGTGGCGCGACCTGCACGCGGTCACGGGGATCTACACCGGGGTCTTCATCGTCTTCCTCGCGATGACCGGCCTGCCCTGGTCGGGTGTCTGGGGAGCCAAGTTCTACGACACCGCCAACGCGCTCGGCCTCGGCATGCCCGAGGGCTACTGGTCCGGCCTGCCCGCCTCGACCGTACCGCTGTCCGAGGCCACCGACCGCGCCCCCTGGATCATCGAGAAACAGCCCGTGCCGCTGTCCGGCACAGCCAGCGGCGTGCCGCAGACGCTCGACCAGGTGGTCGCCACGGTCGAGGAACGCGGCATCGTGCCCGGCTACTCGGTGTCGATGCCGCGGGGGCCGGAGGGGGTCTTCACCGCCTCGGTCTACCCCGACGACATCACCTACGAGCGGGTGATCCACCTCGACCAGTACAGCGGCGCGGTGCTCTACGACGCCGATCTTGCCGATCTCGGCACGCTCGGCCGCTGGGCCGAATGGGGGATCTCGGTGCACATGGGCCAGGAATGGGGCCTCGTGAACCAGGTCGTGCTGCTGCTCGCCTGCCTCGCCATGGTCGGGCTCTGCGTCTCGGGCGCGGTGATGTGGTGGAAGCGCCGCCCCTCGGGCGCGCTCGGCGTGCCGCAGGTGCCCGCCGACTGGCGCATCCCGCGCACGCTGCTGGTCATGGCCGTCGCGGCGGGGGTCTTCTTCCCGCTGGTCGGCCTGTCGATGCTGCTGCTGGCGGCGGTCGAGATCGCGGTGCACCTGCGCAGCCGCCAGCCCCGCCCGGCCTGA
- a CDS encoding FG-GAP-like repeat-containing protein gives MPATSFMASVFDFPDFAFAAPIGPGLTEAETLTIANGYTIAANPHASAESYLQASGASSRAGGIFGGTAGLYDLSLSYFDESDGRSYMEVLVNGAVVAAFDWESASGAAIVTKASAAETTVSGLVLAAGDVIELRGQGDGGEPLRTDAIGIRASATPALGEGFVIEAEDLQILSGFTVAGNGAASGGQTLQHTGGGTARAAYTVQQAGSFDLAIGYFDESDGASSMQVLVNDAVVAEFDWDAATGATIASTQSRASQVIEALDLAAGDVIELRGQGNGGEPLRVDYLEFSAVEGGSGGPVPQVRSLDLAFARDGEMRIALNDGSGHFTEQATGVPSGDGLRILDMDGDGDTDFFSVAITSDVFPAPEYSDLPQEISFELTTTVYENDGTGSFTAHSTTESFGLTLKSYPSGWLEYATQVLEFGTPGDMDGDGDIDLPAFSVAGEAIAMFENDGEGSFTLRLIDLPSGLPEPGYYGNALILADMNGDPLPDLLLSSDYELSATWVLINDGAGGFETAGYMQQSDDGNALETVADLDGDGDNDVMYLAVSEGGGLFSYLNDGTGAQAPGAGPSFYGAESPGFFVVGNFDAEPGLEVVAAGIDDPSQGFEPGLRVFDITGTPDGLGMEIVSFDPAIRGSVREAADFDGDGDLDMLLTTRDASSEVLVLFNDGAANFTAVPAGVAEVPAEVRQFGADVYTGYFDDPMMVA, from the coding sequence ATGCCCGCGACTTCCTTCATGGCGTCGGTGTTCGATTTTCCTGACTTTGCCTTTGCCGCACCCATCGGACCCGGGCTGACCGAAGCCGAAACCCTCACCATCGCAAACGGTTACACCATCGCGGCCAACCCCCATGCCTCGGCAGAGAGCTATCTTCAGGCAAGCGGCGCCAGCTCGCGCGCGGGCGGGATTTTCGGCGGCACCGCAGGGCTTTACGACCTTTCCCTCAGCTATTTCGACGAGAGCGACGGCCGCTCCTACATGGAGGTGCTGGTGAACGGCGCGGTGGTCGCGGCGTTCGACTGGGAGAGCGCCTCGGGGGCGGCGATCGTCACGAAGGCGTCGGCGGCCGAGACCACGGTCAGCGGGCTGGTGCTGGCGGCGGGCGACGTGATCGAGCTGCGCGGGCAGGGCGATGGCGGCGAGCCGCTGCGCACCGACGCGATCGGCATCCGTGCCAGCGCCACCCCGGCGCTCGGCGAGGGCTTCGTCATCGAGGCGGAGGACCTGCAGATCCTGTCGGGCTTCACCGTCGCGGGCAATGGCGCCGCCTCGGGCGGGCAGACGCTTCAGCACACGGGGGGCGGCACGGCGCGCGCGGCCTACACGGTGCAGCAGGCGGGCAGTTTCGACCTTGCGATCGGCTATTTCGACGAGAGCGACGGGGCCTCCTCGATGCAGGTGCTGGTCAATGACGCGGTGGTCGCCGAGTTCGACTGGGACGCGGCCACGGGCGCGACCATCGCCAGCACGCAGAGCCGCGCCTCGCAGGTGATCGAGGCGCTGGACCTCGCGGCGGGCGACGTGATCGAGCTGCGCGGGCAGGGCAATGGCGGCGAGCCGCTGCGGGTGGATTACCTCGAGTTCAGCGCGGTCGAGGGCGGCTCCGGCGGGCCCGTGCCGCAGGTGCGCTCGCTCGATCTCGCCTTTGCGCGGGACGGCGAGATGCGCATCGCGCTGAATGACGGCAGCGGCCACTTCACCGAGCAGGCGACGGGGGTGCCTTCGGGCGACGGGCTGCGCATCCTCGACATGGATGGCGACGGCGACACGGATTTCTTCTCGGTCGCGATCACCAGCGATGTCTTCCCGGCGCCGGAGTATTCCGATCTGCCGCAGGAGATCAGCTTCGAGCTGACCACCACGGTCTACGAGAACGACGGCACCGGCAGCTTCACCGCGCATAGCACCACCGAGAGCTTCGGCCTCACGCTCAAGTCCTACCCGAGCGGCTGGCTCGAATACGCGACGCAAGTCCTCGAGTTCGGCACGCCGGGGGACATGGACGGCGACGGCGACATCGACCTGCCGGCCTTCTCGGTCGCCGGCGAGGCGATCGCGATGTTCGAGAACGACGGCGAGGGCAGCTTCACCCTGCGGCTGATCGACCTGCCGTCCGGGCTGCCGGAGCCGGGCTATTACGGCAACGCGCTGATCCTCGCCGACATGAACGGCGATCCGCTGCCGGACCTGCTGCTGAGCTCGGACTACGAGCTGAGCGCGACATGGGTGCTGATCAACGACGGGGCTGGCGGCTTCGAGACGGCGGGCTACATGCAGCAGAGCGACGATGGCAATGCGCTCGAGACGGTGGCCGATCTCGACGGCGATGGCGACAACGACGTGATGTATCTCGCGGTCAGCGAGGGTGGGGGTCTGTTTTCCTACCTCAACGACGGCACCGGGGCGCAGGCGCCGGGGGCCGGTCCAAGCTTCTACGGGGCCGAGAGCCCGGGCTTCTTCGTGGTCGGCAATTTCGATGCGGAGCCGGGGCTCGAGGTGGTCGCCGCGGGGATCGACGATCCGTCTCAGGGCTTCGAGCCGGGGCTGCGGGTCTTCGACATCACCGGGACCCCGGACGGGCTCGGGATGGAGATCGTCTCGTTCGATCCGGCGATCCGGGGCTCGGTGCGGGAGGCGGCGGATTTCGACGGGGACGGCGACCTCGACATGCTGCTGACCACGCGGGACGCGTCGAGCGAGGTGCTGGTGCTGTTCAACGACGGGGCGGCGAATTTCACCGCCGTTCCGGCCGGCGTGGCGGAGGTTCCCGCCGAGGTCCGCCAGTTCGGGGCCGATGTCTACACGGGGTATTTCGACGATCCGATGATGGTCGCCTGA
- a CDS encoding AAA family ATPase, translating into MFTHEDLARLQAQSLKMQGWIRQQTFSPELEKTLRRFSSWEVAELILQVNQSTLRGRMAAEPHLPQGLVEEDGRQRWYSLEEINEIRRKLKVNRKSLMPYRPAKKRAFRVAISNFKGGAGKSTVALHFAHAAALDGYRVLCVDFDPQATLSHSMGLSDVTEEYTVWGIMARDLIRETERMNAATRGAESGSALPQRKLPEAITSMGLRDLRAADFIKPTSWPTIDIIPSCANAAFVEFASAQYRHLNPEWSFFAAVSRYLDSLPPDAYDLVIFDCPPAIGYQSMNAVFAADMLYIPSGPGYWEYDSTTSFIGQLSEALGDLSGFEGVVPAGTLTLPKAFLDIRFLLTRYETGNELHRAMRQAFQKVWEDRMTEHPIEMTRAVEQSGRFLSSIYEIDYREMTRETWRRARASFDRAYEEFRSHVQVAWDKLEDEA; encoded by the coding sequence ATGTTTACACACGAAGACCTGGCGCGGCTGCAGGCGCAGTCGCTGAAGATGCAGGGCTGGATCCGCCAGCAGACCTTCTCGCCCGAGCTCGAGAAGACCCTGCGCCGCTTCTCAAGCTGGGAGGTGGCCGAGCTGATCCTGCAGGTGAACCAGTCGACCCTGCGGGGCCGCATGGCCGCCGAGCCGCACCTGCCGCAGGGCCTCGTCGAAGAGGACGGCCGCCAGCGCTGGTACTCGCTGGAAGAGATCAACGAGATCCGCCGCAAGCTGAAGGTCAACCGCAAGAGCCTGATGCCCTACCGCCCGGCGAAGAAGCGGGCCTTCCGGGTGGCCATCTCGAACTTCAAGGGCGGCGCCGGCAAGTCCACCGTGGCGCTGCACTTCGCCCATGCCGCGGCGCTCGACGGCTACCGCGTGCTCTGCGTCGACTTCGACCCGCAGGCGACGCTTAGCCACTCGATGGGCCTGTCGGACGTCACCGAGGAATACACCGTCTGGGGCATCATGGCGCGCGACCTCATCCGCGAGACCGAGCGGATGAACGCCGCCACCCGCGGCGCCGAGAGCGGCTCCGCCCTGCCCCAGCGCAAGCTGCCCGAGGCGATCACCTCGATGGGCCTGCGCGACCTGCGCGCCGCCGACTTCATCAAGCCGACCTCCTGGCCGACCATCGACATCATCCCCAGCTGCGCCAACGCGGCCTTCGTCGAGTTCGCCTCGGCGCAGTACCGGCACCTCAACCCGGAGTGGTCGTTCTTCGCCGCGGTCAGCCGCTACCTCGACAGCCTGCCGCCCGATGCCTATGACCTGGTGATCTTCGACTGCCCGCCCGCCATCGGGTACCAGAGCATGAACGCGGTCTTCGCCGCCGACATGCTCTACATCCCCTCGGGGCCGGGCTACTGGGAATACGACTCCACCACCTCGTTCATCGGCCAGCTCTCCGAGGCGCTCGGGGATCTGTCGGGCTTCGAGGGGGTTGTCCCCGCGGGGACACTCACCCTGCCCAAGGCCTTCCTCGACATCCGCTTCCTGCTCACCCGCTACGAGACCGGCAACGAGCTGCACCGCGCGATGCGTCAAGCCTTCCAGAAGGTCTGGGAGGACAGGATGACCGAGCACCCGATCGAGATGACCCGCGCGGTCGAGCAGTCCGGGCGCTTCCTGAGCTCGATCTACGAGATCGACTACCGCGAGATGACGCGGGAAACCTGGCGCCGGGCGCGCGCCTCCTTCGACCGCGCCTACGAGGAATTCCGCTCCCACGTGCAGGTGGCCTGGGACAAGCTGGAGGATGAGGCATGA
- a CDS encoding ParB N-terminal domain-containing protein — translation MSKRRGFDIDFPETADGAYTGDLRKPKPEEPAKPASRRGPMAAAITENAEALRDRAEAERAIREENDRLAHDYVRLKRAGLITDLVPIDAVRATKLTRDRAAGPDPEIEELKASIREVGLSNPIRVEPVGDHYELVQGFRRLSAYRELYAETGDETYARIPAGLVASGEALVDLYRKMVDENLVRRGISFAEMAQLALAFTRDEDTGVTDIEEAITLLYASAGRQKRSYIRHFATLIEELGEDLRHAEAIPRKLGLDLVKRMGDEEGFASGLREMLAGQGEVSSDYEVARLTDALKSAPKAGPKPKGSSANAAAKTTLRCTVPAGTVRCAARDGRVELAMERDFSSIDRHRLEAAVAAFMAALDD, via the coding sequence ATGAGCAAGCGACGCGGCTTCGACATCGACTTCCCCGAGACGGCAGACGGGGCCTACACCGGCGATCTGCGCAAGCCCAAACCCGAGGAGCCCGCGAAACCCGCGTCCCGGCGGGGACCGATGGCGGCGGCGATCACGGAAAACGCCGAGGCCCTGCGCGACCGCGCCGAGGCCGAGCGCGCCATCCGCGAAGAGAACGACCGGCTGGCGCATGACTACGTGCGGCTGAAGCGCGCCGGGCTGATCACCGACCTCGTGCCGATCGACGCGGTGCGGGCCACCAAGCTGACCCGCGACCGCGCCGCCGGGCCCGACCCCGAGATCGAGGAACTGAAGGCCTCGATCCGCGAGGTGGGCCTCTCGAACCCGATCCGCGTCGAGCCGGTGGGCGACCATTACGAGCTGGTGCAGGGCTTCCGCCGGCTCTCGGCCTACCGCGAGCTCTACGCCGAAACCGGGGACGAGACCTATGCCCGCATCCCCGCGGGGCTGGTCGCCTCGGGCGAGGCGCTGGTCGATCTCTACCGCAAGATGGTCGACGAGAACCTCGTGCGCCGCGGCATCTCCTTTGCCGAGATGGCGCAGCTGGCGCTGGCCTTCACCCGCGACGAGGACACCGGCGTCACCGACATCGAGGAGGCGATCACCCTGCTCTACGCCTCCGCCGGGCGGCAGAAGCGCAGCTACATCCGGCATTTCGCCACGCTGATCGAGGAACTGGGCGAGGACCTGCGCCACGCCGAGGCGATCCCCCGCAAGCTCGGGCTCGACCTCGTCAAGCGCATGGGGGACGAGGAGGGCTTTGCCTCGGGGCTGCGCGAGATGCTGGCCGGGCAGGGCGAGGTCTCGTCCGATTACGAGGTGGCGCGGCTCACCGACGCGCTGAAGAGCGCGCCCAAGGCCGGGCCGAAGCCGAAGGGCAGCAGCGCCAATGCGGCCGCCAAGACCACGCTGCGCTGCACTGTCCCCGCGGGGACAGTGCGCTGCGCGGCGCGCGACGGCCGGGTGGAACTGGCGATGGAGCGCGACTTCTCGAGCATCGACCGCCACCGGCTCGAGGCCGCGGTCGCCGCCTTCATGGCCGCGCTCGACGACTGA
- a CDS encoding peptide MFS transporter produces MSRFARYPAGLPSLFLVEMWERFSFYGMRAILVLYLVDAVATGGMGLETPAAVAIYGIYSAAVYILALPGGWVADRFWGARKAIIVGAVVIIIGHILLALSGSTASIFLAGLCCIAVGTGLLKPNISTMVGELYDKDDVGGRDAGFSFFYMGINVGAILGGFVAGYLGEVWGWHWGFGAAALAMTLGLINFIYAGQRSLRGKGERPPPKEVDAATRHRDHMVSLGVTGAVVALLVLLIGTGVIDVRSAEGVAQATGVLIVTIAVAFFLNIFIAGDLDGSEKKRMIVLAILFVAAAVFWSRFEQAGSSLSIFAADLTRRDLVGFEVPASWFQNLNPAFIILLTPLFAAFWTWAQDRGWEISVFVKFGLALVLVGLGFWILVPAAKIAMTGAKVSALFLIATFFIHTCAELLLSPVGLSTFSRLAPERFASQMMGFWFVAASLGNLLAGLLAAGMDTETPSALPGLFNQLFYGSAIAGVVLIALSWPLSRWAMAGKAAPAETAGTEVR; encoded by the coding sequence ATGTCCAGATTTGCCAGATATCCCGCCGGACTCCCCTCGCTCTTCCTCGTCGAGATGTGGGAACGCTTCAGCTTCTACGGCATGCGGGCGATCCTCGTGCTCTACCTCGTCGATGCGGTCGCGACCGGGGGCATGGGGCTCGAGACGCCGGCGGCGGTGGCGATCTACGGCATCTACTCGGCGGCGGTCTACATCCTCGCGCTTCCGGGCGGCTGGGTCGCGGACCGGTTCTGGGGCGCGCGCAAGGCGATCATCGTCGGGGCGGTGGTGATCATCATCGGCCACATCCTCCTCGCGCTCTCGGGCTCGACCGCCTCGATCTTCCTCGCCGGGCTCTGTTGCATCGCGGTGGGGACGGGGCTGCTCAAGCCCAACATCTCGACCATGGTGGGCGAGCTCTACGACAAGGACGACGTCGGCGGGCGCGACGCGGGCTTTTCCTTCTTCTACATGGGCATCAATGTCGGCGCGATCCTCGGCGGCTTCGTCGCGGGCTATCTCGGCGAGGTCTGGGGCTGGCACTGGGGCTTCGGCGCCGCGGCGCTGGCGATGACGCTGGGGCTGATCAACTTCATCTACGCCGGGCAGCGCTCGCTGCGCGGCAAGGGCGAGCGCCCGCCGCCCAAGGAGGTGGACGCGGCGACGCGGCACCGCGACCACATGGTCAGCCTCGGGGTGACCGGCGCGGTGGTGGCGCTGCTGGTGCTGCTGATCGGCACCGGGGTGATCGACGTGCGCAGCGCCGAGGGCGTGGCGCAGGCGACGGGCGTGCTCATCGTGACCATCGCGGTGGCGTTCTTCCTCAACATCTTCATCGCCGGGGATCTCGACGGCTCCGAGAAGAAGCGGATGATCGTGCTGGCCATCCTCTTCGTCGCGGCGGCGGTGTTCTGGTCGCGCTTCGAGCAGGCGGGCTCGTCTCTGTCGATCTTCGCCGCGGACCTCACCCGCCGCGACCTCGTGGGCTTCGAGGTGCCGGCCTCGTGGTTCCAGAACCTCAACCCGGCCTTCATCATCCTGCTGACGCCGCTCTTTGCCGCCTTCTGGACCTGGGCGCAGGACCGCGGCTGGGAGATCTCGGTCTTCGTCAAGTTCGGCCTCGCGCTGGTGCTGGTGGGCCTCGGCTTCTGGATCCTCGTGCCCGCGGCCAAGATCGCGATGACCGGGGCAAAGGTCTCGGCGCTGTTCCTGATCGCCACCTTCTTCATCCACACCTGCGCCGAGCTGCTGCTGAGCCCGGTCGGGCTCTCGACCTTCTCGCGCCTTGCGCCGGAGCGCTTCGCCAGCCAGATGATGGGCTTCTGGTTCGTCGCCGCCTCGCTCGGCAACCTGCTGGCCGGGCTGCTGGCGGCGGGCATGGACACCGAGACGCCCTCGGCGCTGCCGGGG